A part of Halobaculum sp. MBLA0143 genomic DNA contains:
- a CDS encoding TetR/AcrR family transcriptional regulator: MPDGFTEDERAAIRERLLAAGRERFARYGRSKTTVSELTDEAGIADGTFYRFFDSKLDLYAAVLEREGEEILPDLLAPLEEEDDPETALAAFMRRVCGEIETNPLVERLLTDREELDRLRDHYGPEGVAAEREQSLAYFLPYVEAWYEAEAVHGPDPETVASAVRAVTFVTLHRRDIGEELYEPTRDLLIDAVARGLTTTAN; this comes from the coding sequence ATGCCAGACGGCTTCACCGAGGACGAACGGGCCGCGATCCGCGAGCGACTGTTGGCGGCCGGCCGCGAACGGTTCGCCCGCTACGGCCGGTCGAAGACCACCGTCTCGGAGCTGACCGACGAGGCGGGCATCGCCGACGGCACCTTCTACCGATTCTTCGACTCGAAACTCGACCTGTACGCGGCCGTTCTCGAACGCGAGGGCGAGGAGATCCTGCCGGATCTGCTGGCCCCGCTGGAGGAGGAAGACGACCCGGAGACGGCGCTCGCGGCGTTCATGCGCCGGGTGTGTGGGGAAATCGAGACCAACCCGCTCGTCGAACGGCTGTTGACCGACCGCGAGGAACTAGACCGACTCCGCGACCACTACGGCCCGGAGGGGGTCGCGGCCGAACGCGAGCAGTCGCTGGCGTACTTCCTGCCGTACGTCGAGGCGTGGTACGAGGCGGAGGCGGTCCACGGGCCGGACCCCGAGACGGTCGCAAGCGCCGTCCGCGCCGTCACGTTCGTCACGCTCCACCGTCGGGACATCGGCGAGGAACTGTACGAACCCACCCGCGATCTGTTGATCGACGCCGTGGCCCGCGGGCTGACGACGACCGCGAACTGA
- a CDS encoding ABC transporter permease subunit → MTLALARYAARRRLRGAVVVAGGLSVLTLLMVSLYPDVAANVDLDAYTESLPPAFQAAFGIETLGTVEGFLATELYAFGWVLLLGVYFAYTAAGVVARDVETGRMDLLLSLPMGRRRLLAEATLSLLVPLVAVNALVPVVVYASVAWIGESIAVTDLVVVHLASVPYLLATAAVGVGASVVADRAAVAQRAAAGVVFGLYLVESVVADTDLEALGALSPTHYYDPTAILVRGTHDPGGAVVLLAATAVVWTASSVYFTRRDVN, encoded by the coding sequence GTGACGCTCGCGCTCGCTCGCTACGCCGCGCGGCGGCGGCTCCGTGGTGCGGTCGTCGTCGCCGGCGGGCTGTCCGTGCTGACGCTGCTGATGGTGTCGCTGTACCCGGACGTGGCCGCGAACGTGGACTTAGACGCCTACACGGAGAGCCTGCCGCCGGCGTTCCAGGCCGCCTTCGGGATCGAGACGCTGGGGACGGTGGAGGGGTTCCTCGCCACAGAGCTGTACGCCTTCGGCTGGGTGTTGCTCCTCGGAGTGTACTTCGCGTACACCGCCGCCGGCGTCGTCGCCCGGGACGTAGAGACCGGCCGGATGGATCTCCTCCTGTCGCTCCCGATGGGGCGCCGCCGGCTGCTCGCGGAGGCGACGCTCTCTTTGCTCGTCCCGCTCGTGGCCGTCAACGCCCTCGTCCCGGTCGTCGTGTACGCGAGCGTCGCCTGGATCGGCGAGTCGATCGCCGTCACGGATCTCGTCGTCGTCCACCTGGCGTCCGTGCCGTACCTCCTGGCGACGGCCGCAGTCGGCGTCGGCGCCTCCGTCGTCGCCGACCGGGCGGCGGTCGCCCAGCGAGCCGCCGCGGGCGTCGTGTTCGGGCTCTACCTCGTGGAGTCCGTCGTCGCCGACACGGACCTGGAGGCTCTGGGGGCACTCTCGCCGACGCACTACTACGACCCGACGGCGATTCTCGTCCGCGGGACGCACGACCCCGGCGGCGCGGTCGTGTTGCTGGCCGCGACGGCCGTCGTCTGGACGGCGAGCAGTGTCTACTTCACGCGCCGGGACGTGAACTGA
- a CDS encoding ABC transporter ATP-binding protein, with protein MSAITVSGLTKAYGDVRANDGVSFEVREGEVFGYLGPNGAGKSTTIRTLLGFQSPTAGTATVLGADVRDEAAHVEARRRIGYVPANPAFDPTATGRAALDLHGAVQGDERRAELLERFPVPLDRPVRSYSTGQRQKLAVVRGFAHDPELLLLDEPTAGLDPLMQRRFETLVAEERAAGKAVLVSSHVLGEVRRLCDRVGVLRDGRLVTVERVETLLDRSGKTVRLLAAGDHDRSRFRLAGVHDLTVEPATTPGGETDEPVTRVQFTFTGDVNDLVDRLSSLRLLELDVEEAPLERVFAGFYDEADDQLASAAGDETDTTDISDEETGTANTSDGETGTADTSDDETPTTGGEA; from the coding sequence GTGAGCGCAATCACCGTGTCCGGGCTGACGAAGGCGTACGGCGACGTCCGAGCGAACGACGGGGTGAGCTTCGAGGTTCGAGAGGGGGAGGTGTTCGGCTACCTCGGCCCGAACGGCGCGGGCAAGTCCACGACGATCCGGACGCTGTTGGGGTTCCAGTCGCCGACGGCGGGGACGGCGACGGTGTTGGGCGCGGACGTGCGCGACGAGGCGGCCCACGTCGAGGCTCGCCGACGGATCGGCTACGTCCCCGCCAACCCCGCGTTCGACCCGACGGCGACCGGACGCGCGGCGCTGGACCTCCACGGCGCGGTCCAGGGCGACGAACGACGCGCGGAACTGTTGGAGCGGTTCCCCGTGCCCCTGGACCGCCCGGTGCGGAGCTACTCCACGGGCCAGCGCCAGAAGCTCGCGGTCGTCCGCGGGTTCGCCCACGACCCGGAGTTGCTCCTGTTAGACGAGCCGACCGCGGGGCTGGACCCGTTGATGCAACGGCGCTTCGAGACGCTCGTCGCCGAGGAGCGCGCCGCGGGCAAGGCCGTGCTCGTCTCCTCGCACGTTCTCGGGGAGGTGCGACGGCTGTGTGACCGCGTCGGCGTGTTGCGCGACGGACGGCTCGTCACGGTCGAACGGGTGGAGACGCTGTTGGACCGCTCCGGCAAGACTGTCAGACTGCTGGCTGCCGGCGACCACGACCGGAGTCGGTTCCGGCTCGCCGGCGTCCACGACCTGACGGTCGAGCCGGCGACGACCCCCGGCGGGGAGACGGACGAGCCCGTCACCCGCGTGCAGTTCACGTTCACCGGCGACGTGAACGACTTAGTCGACAGGCTGTCGTCGCTCCGACTGCTGGAGCTCGACGTGGAGGAAGCACCGCTCGAACGGGTGTTCGCCGGCTTCTACGACGAGGCGGACGACCAGCTCGCGTCCGCGGCCGGCGACGAGACTGACACCACCGACATCTCCGACGAGGAGACTGGCACCGCCAACACCTCCGACGGGGAGACTGGCACCGCCGACACCTCCGACGACGAAACGCCGACGACAGGAGGTGAAGCGTGA